The following proteins come from a genomic window of Salvia hispanica cultivar TCC Black 2014 chromosome 4, UniMelb_Shisp_WGS_1.0, whole genome shotgun sequence:
- the LOC125220217 gene encoding uncharacterized protein LOC125220217, with product MVDQMLSGSNCVRFTLSTPDLQEVIRELDSVMEQVEDKKKLQELDYAIEQVKLVEMEDNIPSSSNVVVGIDADLMLPSSSSVVVGIDADMMQLRERLTSMQTKLEIIPIVGMGGVGEIA from the exons ATGGTTGATCAAATGCTTTCCGGATCTAATTGCGTGAGATTCACTTTGTCAACACCAGATTTGCAGGAAGTAATACGAGAACTTGACTCTGTTATGGAGCAAGTGGAGGATAAGAAGAAGCTTCAAGAACTTGATTATGCTATTGAACAAGTGAAGCTCGTGGAGATGGAGGATAACATTCCATCTAGTTCGAATGTTGTCGTGGGAATTGATGCTGATCTGATGCTTCCATCGAGTTCGAGTGTTGTTGTGGGAATTGATGCTGATATGATGCAACTGAGGGAACGGCTGACCAGCATGCAGACAAAGCTGGAGATTATCCCCATCGTTGGTATGGGTGGAGTAG GTGAAATTGCTTAG
- the LOC125222764 gene encoding large ribosomal RNA subunit accumulation protein YCED homolog 2, chloroplastic isoform X1, producing MVVVGFGGGRLISSFSANIINRFSSDNPKLISVSRASTNSARRNEFPTKKKSKPRLIAISTAEAKWHGNWNSEYLFSLRDLQLLDLSDDDGVRKDTNVSINLSVQKHAGFGLSVEGRITTSFTRKCCNCCSPYLRDINATFKVWILPSTRTIRDSSNQLPDIGGDDPSVIYVRPGYEADLDSLIQDTVRLATSVKETCSESCEKAEPKLHLSGKKSLINVGISTEMRKEVECKEKSYSSKPACKATIEESQATACVDKLHTHPERVLIPSQSNYVLCVK from the exons ATGGTTGTAGTTGGATTTGGAGGTGGCCGCttgatttcttcattttcagcTAACATAATCAACAGATTTTCATCAGATAATCCAAAACTCATCTCCGTCTCAAGAGCTTCTACCAATTCCGCCAGAAGAAATGAATTTCCAACg aagaagaagagtaaGCCGCGTTTGATCGCGATATCAACGGCGGAAGCAAAATGGCATGGAAATTGGAATTCagagtatttattttcccTGCGAGACCTACAACTGCTTGATCTTTCAGATGACGATGGTGTCCGCAAAGATACTAATGTTTCCATTAACCTTTCCGTTCAAAAG CATGCTGGTTTTGGGCTATCAGTAGAAGGAAGGATCACCACATCATTCACCAGAAAATGTTGCAATTGCTGCTCTCCATACCTCCGAGAT ATTAACGCGACATTTAAAGTGTGGATTCTCCCATCAACGAGAACAATTAGGGACTCATCTAATCAACTACCTGATATTGGAGGAGATGATCCTTCC GTTATTTATGTGAGACCCGGATATGAAGCTGATCTGGATTCTTTAATACAAGACACAGTTCGACTTGCCACTTCAGTTAAA GAAACTTGCTCGGAATCTTGCGAGAAAGCCGAACCCAAATTACACC TTTCTGGAAAAAAGAGTTTGATTAATGTTGGAATCTCGACtgaa atgagaaaagaagTTGAGTGTAAGGAGAAGTCGTATAGCTCAAAACCAGCATGTAAAGCCACGATTGAAGAATCTCAAGCAACTGCTTGTGTGGATAAACTGCACACACATCCTGAACGTGTTCTCATTCCTAGTCAGAGTAATTATGTATTATGTGTAAAATAG
- the LOC125222764 gene encoding large ribosomal RNA subunit accumulation protein YCED homolog 2, chloroplastic isoform X2, with protein sequence MVVVGFGGGRLISSFSANIINRFSSDNPKLISVSRASTNSARRNEFPTKKKSKPRLIAISTAEAKWHGNWNSEYLFSLRDLQLLDLSDDDGVRKDTNVSINLSVQKHAGFGLSVEGRITTSFTRKCCNCCSPYLRDINATFKVWILPSTRTIRDSSNQLPDIGGDDPSVIYVRPGYEADLDSLIQDTVRLATSVKETCSESCEKAEPKLHHIGAMNAPSIDRRWNKLLELKKSHELI encoded by the exons ATGGTTGTAGTTGGATTTGGAGGTGGCCGCttgatttcttcattttcagcTAACATAATCAACAGATTTTCATCAGATAATCCAAAACTCATCTCCGTCTCAAGAGCTTCTACCAATTCCGCCAGAAGAAATGAATTTCCAACg aagaagaagagtaaGCCGCGTTTGATCGCGATATCAACGGCGGAAGCAAAATGGCATGGAAATTGGAATTCagagtatttattttcccTGCGAGACCTACAACTGCTTGATCTTTCAGATGACGATGGTGTCCGCAAAGATACTAATGTTTCCATTAACCTTTCCGTTCAAAAG CATGCTGGTTTTGGGCTATCAGTAGAAGGAAGGATCACCACATCATTCACCAGAAAATGTTGCAATTGCTGCTCTCCATACCTCCGAGAT ATTAACGCGACATTTAAAGTGTGGATTCTCCCATCAACGAGAACAATTAGGGACTCATCTAATCAACTACCTGATATTGGAGGAGATGATCCTTCC GTTATTTATGTGAGACCCGGATATGAAGCTGATCTGGATTCTTTAATACAAGACACAGTTCGACTTGCCACTTCAGTTAAA GAAACTTGCTCGGAATCTTGCGAGAAAGCCGAACCCAAATTACACC ATATAGGTGCAATGAATGCACCTTCGATCGATCGAAGGTGGAACAAGCTTTTGGAATTGAAGAAGAGTCACGAACTCATATAG